One Herbaspirillum rubrisubalbicans genomic window carries:
- a CDS encoding phosphodiester glycosidase family protein: protein MLQFLFRPSLLRLLALSCLALWSASAAAADIRQYQYHQVFISTCRADPRNDTIRMYWKDANGTPLGNFSRLDAHLRSQGQEMVCATNAGIYDKQLQPLGLYVEGGNQLRRLNTRKNAYGNFYLQPNGVFVLSDRQAYIVETSDYQAELGLWNGVARYATQSGPLMIVEGRINPRFDPASANTVVRNAVCLDAAGMVTLAIARNPISFYDFASFLRDELKCSDALYLDGSISRMYPTLEANMGPAFGAMIAVVKPYPGK from the coding sequence ATGCTTCAATTCCTTTTCCGCCCTTCCCTCCTGCGTCTGCTGGCGCTGAGTTGCCTTGCGCTGTGGTCGGCCTCGGCTGCGGCAGCCGACATCCGCCAATACCAGTATCACCAGGTCTTCATCAGCACCTGCCGCGCCGATCCGCGCAACGACACCATCCGCATGTACTGGAAGGATGCCAACGGCACGCCCTTGGGCAACTTCAGCCGGCTTGACGCCCACCTGCGCAGCCAGGGCCAGGAAATGGTGTGCGCCACCAATGCCGGCATCTACGACAAACAGTTGCAACCGCTGGGCCTGTATGTGGAAGGCGGCAACCAGTTGCGCCGTCTCAATACCCGCAAGAACGCCTATGGCAATTTCTACCTGCAGCCCAATGGCGTGTTCGTCTTGAGCGACCGCCAGGCCTATATCGTTGAGACCTCGGACTACCAGGCCGAGCTGGGGCTATGGAATGGGGTGGCGCGCTATGCCACGCAGTCGGGGCCGCTGATGATCGTGGAGGGCAGGATCAATCCCCGTTTCGATCCGGCCTCGGCCAATACGGTGGTGCGCAATGCGGTGTGCCTGGATGCGGCCGGGATGGTGACGCTGGCCATCGCGCGCAATCCGATCAGCTTCTATGACTTCGCCAGTTTCCTGCGAGACGAACTCAAGTGCAGTGACGCCTTGTACCTGGATGGCAGCATCTCGCGCATGTATCCCACGCTGGAAGCCAACATGGGTCCGGCCTTCGGGGCCATGATCGCGGTGGTCAAGCCGTACCCGGGCAAATAG
- a CDS encoding branched-chain amino acid ABC transporter substrate-binding protein, whose amino-acid sequence MKFASRLTKIALAAATFAGLAASAGLAQADTVKIAIAGPLTGAVAQYGDMVKAGALTAIEQINAAGGANGNKFEAVLMDDGCEPKQAVAVANKIVSQGIKYVIGHVCSGSTIPASDIYENEGVVMITPSATAPQLTEAKPHKFIFRTIGRDDQQGPAAARYVIEKIKPKKVAVLHDKQSYGQGVAASVKSALEAAKVPVVLFEGINAGDSDYSAIVTKLKSQGVDFVYFGGYHPEMGLIMRQAREQGVKAVFMGPEGVGNKDITAIAGPASEGMLVTLPADFAADPANAALVKAFAAAKRDANGPFQMPAYSAVKIIADAITGAKSTDPDKVAAYIHANSFKTPIGNVEYDKKGDLKAFKFVVFTWHKDATKTEAK is encoded by the coding sequence ATGAAATTTGCAAGCCGTCTGACCAAGATCGCCCTGGCTGCCGCCACCTTCGCCGGCTTGGCCGCCTCTGCTGGCCTGGCCCAAGCCGACACCGTCAAGATCGCCATCGCCGGTCCCTTGACCGGTGCCGTGGCCCAGTACGGCGACATGGTCAAGGCCGGCGCCCTGACCGCCATCGAACAGATCAACGCCGCCGGCGGCGCCAACGGTAACAAGTTCGAAGCCGTGCTCATGGACGATGGCTGCGAACCCAAGCAAGCCGTGGCCGTGGCCAACAAGATCGTCAGCCAGGGCATCAAGTACGTGATCGGTCACGTCTGCTCCGGTTCCACCATCCCCGCCTCCGACATCTACGAGAACGAAGGCGTGGTCATGATCACCCCCTCGGCCACTGCCCCGCAGCTGACCGAAGCCAAGCCGCACAAGTTCATCTTCCGCACCATCGGTCGCGATGACCAGCAAGGTCCGGCCGCTGCCCGTTACGTGATCGAGAAGATCAAGCCCAAGAAGGTCGCCGTGCTGCACGACAAGCAGTCCTACGGCCAGGGTGTGGCCGCATCGGTCAAGAGCGCACTGGAAGCGGCCAAGGTACCGGTGGTGCTGTTCGAAGGCATCAATGCCGGTGACAGCGACTACTCGGCCATCGTCACCAAGTTGAAGTCGCAGGGCGTGGACTTCGTCTACTTCGGCGGCTACCACCCGGAAATGGGCCTGATCATGCGCCAGGCGCGTGAGCAGGGCGTCAAGGCCGTCTTCATGGGCCCTGAAGGCGTGGGCAACAAGGACATCACCGCCATTGCCGGTCCGGCTTCCGAAGGCATGTTGGTGACCCTGCCGGCCGACTTCGCCGCCGATCCTGCCAACGCTGCCCTGGTCAAGGCCTTTGCCGCCGCCAAGCGCGACGCCAATGGTCCGTTCCAGATGCCGGCCTACTCGGCGGTGAAGATCATTGCCGACGCTATCACCGGCGCCAAGTCCACCGACCCGGACAAGGTCGCCGCCTACATCCACGCCAACAGCTTCAAGACCCCGATCGGCAACGTCGAATACGACAAGAAGGGCGACCTGAAGGCCTTCAAGTTCGTGGTCTTCACCTGGCACAAGGATGCCACCAAGACCGAAGCCAAGTGA
- the livH gene encoding high-affinity branched-chain amino acid ABC transporter permease LivH, which translates to MNELLPQLTQQLVNGLSLGAIYALIAIGYTMVYGIIGMINFAHGEIYMIASYVGLVTLTAIGVQSGYPLPLLLGGALIVSVLVTGLYGWTVERVAYRPLRGGPRLVPLISAIGMSIFLQNYVQIGQGARDMSVPVLISGALEFQMGSDFTVTVPYSRMVIVGVTLALMVALTLFIARSRMGRACRACAEDMGMANLLGIDTNKVISFTFVLGAMLAAVGGVLIALTIGKLNPYIGFIAGIKAFTAAVLGGIGSIPGAMLGGVLLGLAETFAAGYLPSEYKDVVSFGLLVLILLFRPTGLLGKPDIEKV; encoded by the coding sequence ATGAATGAATTGCTCCCTCAACTGACCCAGCAGCTCGTCAACGGGCTCTCGCTGGGCGCGATCTATGCCTTGATCGCCATCGGCTACACCATGGTCTACGGCATCATCGGCATGATCAACTTCGCCCACGGCGAGATCTACATGATCGCCTCCTACGTGGGCCTGGTGACCTTGACCGCCATCGGCGTGCAGTCCGGCTATCCCTTGCCGCTGCTCTTGGGCGGCGCGCTCATCGTCTCGGTGCTGGTCACGGGCCTCTATGGCTGGACCGTCGAGCGGGTGGCCTATCGTCCCTTGCGTGGCGGGCCGCGCCTGGTGCCGCTGATCTCGGCCATCGGCATGTCCATCTTCCTGCAGAACTATGTCCAGATCGGTCAGGGCGCACGCGACATGTCGGTGCCGGTGCTGATCTCGGGTGCGCTGGAGTTCCAGATGGGGAGCGACTTCACCGTCACCGTGCCGTATTCGCGCATGGTCATCGTGGGCGTGACGCTGGCACTGATGGTGGCCTTGACGCTGTTCATCGCGCGCTCGCGCATGGGCCGCGCCTGCCGCGCCTGCGCCGAAGACATGGGCATGGCCAACCTCTTGGGTATCGATACCAACAAGGTGATTTCCTTCACCTTCGTCTTGGGCGCGATGCTGGCGGCAGTGGGCGGTGTGTTGATTGCGCTGACCATCGGCAAGCTCAATCCCTACATCGGCTTCATTGCCGGCATCAAGGCCTTTACGGCGGCGGTGCTGGGCGGCATCGGCAGCATTCCCGGCGCCATGCTGGGCGGCGTGCTGCTGGGCCTGGCCGAAACCTTCGCGGCCGGCTACCTGCCTTCCGAATACAAGGACGTGGTGTCCTTCGGGCTGCTGGTGCTGATCCTGCTGTTCCGTCCTACGGGCCTGTTGGGCAAGCCCGACATCGAAAAGGTCTGA
- a CDS encoding high-affinity branched-chain amino acid ABC transporter permease LivM, protein MPETFKNAVAAALVTAVLTIPLLGMQLQLEGYRVVLNTHWTPVLVAVLAVFLFQLAKPTLARGTASIKLPALPRLAPRQQRAALVLLLLAALVWPFFGSRGYVDVMTLALIYVVLGLGLNIVVGFAGLLDLGYVGFYAVGAYTYALCNQYFGLSFWECVPLSAAAAALFGFLLGFPVLRLRGDYLAIVTLGFGEIIRLLLNNLTSITGGPDGISGIPKPTVFGLVMARNPVTEGGTTFHQVFGLSYQGGHMVIFMYFLALLMVLFTYFVTSRLLRMPMGRAWEALREDEIACRSLGINPTRVKLSAFTLGAAFAGLAGSFFAARQGLVTPESFTFIESALILAIVVLGGMGSQLGVILAAILLTVLPELARSFAEYRMLIFGLVMVLMMMWRPQGLLPATRPHVELPQ, encoded by the coding sequence ATGCCCGAGACTTTCAAGAATGCCGTGGCGGCGGCGCTGGTGACCGCCGTATTGACCATTCCGCTGTTGGGGATGCAACTGCAACTGGAGGGCTACCGCGTGGTCCTCAACACCCACTGGACTCCGGTGCTGGTGGCGGTGCTGGCCGTGTTCCTGTTCCAGCTGGCCAAGCCGACGCTGGCGCGCGGTACTGCCAGCATCAAGCTGCCGGCGCTGCCGCGTCTGGCGCCGCGCCAGCAACGCGCCGCGCTGGTGCTCCTGTTGCTGGCCGCACTGGTGTGGCCCTTCTTCGGTTCGCGCGGCTACGTGGATGTGATGACCCTGGCGCTGATCTACGTGGTGCTGGGCCTGGGCTTGAATATCGTGGTCGGCTTTGCCGGCCTGCTGGATCTGGGCTATGTGGGCTTCTACGCCGTGGGTGCCTACACCTACGCATTGTGCAACCAGTACTTCGGCCTCTCGTTCTGGGAATGCGTGCCGCTGTCGGCGGCCGCCGCAGCACTCTTCGGCTTCCTGCTGGGCTTCCCGGTGCTGCGTCTGCGCGGTGATTACCTGGCCATCGTCACGCTGGGCTTTGGTGAAATCATCCGCCTCTTGCTCAACAACCTGACCAGCATCACCGGTGGCCCCGATGGCATCTCCGGCATCCCCAAGCCGACCGTGTTCGGCCTGGTGATGGCGCGCAATCCCGTCACCGAAGGCGGTACCACCTTCCACCAGGTGTTCGGCCTGTCCTACCAGGGTGGGCACATGGTGATCTTCATGTATTTCCTGGCCTTGCTGATGGTGCTCTTTACCTATTTCGTCACTAGTCGTCTTTTGCGTATGCCCATGGGCCGCGCCTGGGAGGCCCTACGTGAAGATGAGATCGCATGTCGCTCGCTGGGCATCAACCCGACCCGCGTGAAGCTCTCGGCCTTCACGCTGGGCGCCGCCTTCGCCGGTCTGGCCGGTTCCTTCTTCGCCGCCCGCCAGGGCTTGGTGACGCCGGAATCGTTCACCTTCATCGAGTCGGCCCTGATTCTGGCCATCGTGGTGTTGGGTGGCATGGGTTCGCAACTGGGCGTGATCCTGGCCGCCATCCTCTTGACCGTGCTGCCCGAACTGGCGCGCAGCTTTGCCGAATATCGCATGTTGATCTTCGGTCTGGTGATGGTGCTGATGATGATGTGGCGTCCGCAAGGATTGCTTCCCGCAACCCGTCCGCACGTGGAGCTGCCGCAATGA
- the livG gene encoding high-affinity branched-chain amino acid ABC transporter ATP-binding protein LivG, which translates to MSQPVKTMLEVSTLSMRFGGLLAVDGVSLAVQEREVFAIIGPNGAGKTTVFNCISGFYQPTSGEITLDGVSIARQPSHQVAQQGLVRTFQNIRLFKSMTVVENLLVAQHQQVNTNLLSGLLKTPSYRRSEQEALQRVAYWLEQLGLTSLANREAGTLSYGLQRRVEIARCMITKPRLLLLDEPAAGLNPQEKQELSQLIDRLRREHGVAVLLIEHDMSLIMGISDRILVMEHGKPIVTGTPEQVRSDERVIKAYLGEE; encoded by the coding sequence ATGAGCCAACCAGTCAAGACCATGCTGGAAGTGTCCACGCTGTCGATGCGCTTCGGCGGCCTGTTGGCCGTGGATGGCGTCTCGCTGGCGGTGCAGGAGCGCGAAGTCTTCGCCATCATCGGCCCCAATGGTGCTGGCAAGACCACCGTCTTCAACTGCATCAGCGGCTTCTACCAGCCGACCTCGGGCGAGATCACCCTCGATGGCGTCTCCATTGCCCGCCAGCCCAGCCACCAGGTGGCGCAGCAGGGACTGGTGCGCACCTTCCAGAACATTCGCCTCTTCAAGTCCATGACAGTGGTGGAAAACCTGCTGGTGGCGCAACACCAGCAGGTCAATACCAATTTGCTGTCGGGCTTGTTGAAGACGCCTTCCTATCGCCGTTCCGAGCAGGAGGCGCTGCAACGTGTGGCCTACTGGCTGGAGCAACTGGGCCTGACGTCCCTGGCCAACCGCGAGGCCGGCACGCTCTCCTATGGTCTGCAACGCCGCGTCGAAATCGCGCGCTGCATGATCACCAAGCCGCGCCTGCTGTTGCTGGATGAACCAGCGGCCGGCCTGAACCCGCAGGAGAAGCAGGAATTGTCGCAACTGATCGACCGCCTGCGCCGCGAACATGGCGTGGCCGTGCTGCTGATCGAACACGACATGAGCCTCATCATGGGCATCTCCGACCGCATCCTGGTCATGGAGCATGGCAAGCCCATCGTCACTGGCACCCCCGAACAGGTGCGCAGCGATGAGCGTGTGATCAAGGCTTACCTGGGAGAAGAGTGA
- a CDS encoding ABC transporter ATP-binding protein: protein MLQFDKVHTHYGAIEALHGVSLNVEKGEIVTLIGANGAGKTTLLMTLCGRPRASSGRVIFEGQDITRLPTHEIMRRGLAISPEGRRVFPSLTVLENLKMGAFFASNEEIEQGIAYVFGLFPRLKERAAQRAGTMSGGEQQMLAIGRALMSKPRLLLLDEPTLGLAPLVIAQIFEIIRTIRASGVTVFLVEQNANKALGVADRGYVLENGHVVMSDSGANLLANSEVRKAYLGHG from the coding sequence ATGCTGCAATTTGACAAGGTGCATACCCACTATGGCGCCATCGAGGCGCTGCATGGCGTGTCGCTGAATGTGGAAAAGGGCGAGATCGTGACCTTGATCGGCGCCAACGGCGCCGGCAAGACCACGCTGCTGATGACGCTGTGCGGTCGTCCACGCGCCTCCAGCGGCCGCGTGATCTTCGAGGGCCAGGACATCACCCGCTTGCCCACCCACGAGATCATGCGCCGCGGACTGGCGATCTCGCCCGAAGGGCGGCGCGTCTTCCCCAGCCTGACCGTGCTGGAAAACCTCAAGATGGGGGCCTTCTTCGCCAGCAACGAAGAGATCGAGCAGGGCATTGCCTATGTCTTTGGTCTCTTCCCGCGCTTGAAGGAGCGCGCCGCCCAGCGCGCCGGCACCATGTCCGGCGGCGAGCAGCAGATGCTGGCCATCGGTCGGGCGCTGATGAGCAAGCCGCGCCTGCTGCTGCTGGACGAACCCACGCTGGGCCTGGCGCCGCTGGTGATTGCGCAGATCTTCGAGATCATCCGCACCATCCGCGCCAGCGGCGTGACCGTGTTCCTGGTGGAGCAGAACGCCAACAAGGCGCTGGGCGTGGCCGACCGCGGCTATGTGCTGGAGAACGGTCACGTGGTCATGTCCGACAGCGGGGCCAACCTGCTGGCCAACAGCGAGGTGCGCAAGGCATATCTGGGCCACGGTTGA
- a CDS encoding ABC transporter substrate-binding protein, whose translation MKKISQHLKKLGMGSLLLASASLFPVAAHADRLAQIQARGALICATLANNEPLGFPDPQTSQIVGFDVDMCSAVARKLGVRMQHKSVTVEARLPTLMQGQADLLSAALGYTRQRSHQIDFTASHYQNPIKLIVHSDAGLNLVSDLADKRISANRNSTPEQAAHRVLPKATLVTFPDTPQAFLALAQGKVDALAISMPSGIRFVNESGGRFRFVEGALAWEPTALGVKKGEHKLLDAVNQALAALEKEGEIDALWSKWFGPKTKFNIARDKKLTPIASFR comes from the coding sequence ATGAAAAAGATTTCGCAACACCTGAAAAAACTGGGCATGGGCAGCCTGCTATTGGCCAGTGCATCGCTTTTCCCCGTTGCCGCCCATGCTGACCGCCTGGCCCAGATCCAGGCGCGCGGCGCATTGATCTGTGCCACGCTGGCCAACAATGAACCCTTGGGTTTTCCCGATCCGCAGACCAGCCAGATCGTCGGTTTCGACGTCGACATGTGTAGCGCCGTGGCGCGCAAGCTGGGGGTGCGGATGCAGCACAAGAGCGTGACCGTGGAAGCACGCCTGCCGACCCTGATGCAGGGCCAGGCAGACCTGTTGTCGGCGGCGTTGGGCTACACCCGCCAGCGCTCGCACCAGATCGACTTCACCGCCTCGCATTACCAGAATCCGATCAAGCTGATCGTGCACAGTGATGCCGGCCTGAACCTGGTATCGGACCTAGCCGACAAGCGCATCAGCGCCAACCGCAATTCGACCCCGGAACAGGCGGCGCACCGGGTGTTGCCCAAGGCCACCTTGGTGACCTTCCCCGATACCCCGCAAGCCTTCCTGGCCTTGGCCCAGGGCAAGGTCGATGCGTTGGCCATCTCTATGCCCTCGGGCATTCGCTTCGTCAACGAGTCGGGGGGACGCTTCCGGTTCGTCGAAGGGGCGCTGGCCTGGGAGCCGACCGCATTGGGTGTCAAGAAGGGCGAGCACAAGCTGCTTGATGCGGTCAACCAGGCCCTGGCGGCGCTGGAAAAAGAGGGCGAGATCGATGCCCTGTGGAGCAAGTGGTTCGGGCCCAAGACCAAGTTCAACATTGCCCGCGACAAGAAACTGACTCCGATTGCCAGCTTCCGCTAG
- a CDS encoding MFS transporter: MSVSAPSLSLHTNHDGLPPRQRLLAIATVVLGLSIAVLDGSIANLALPLMAADLKASDADAIWVINSYQIAMAVCLLPLASLGEVIGYRRVYLGGVFLFTLASLACAASGDMLQLSLARVLQGLGAAGILSVNTALIRFIYPARLLGRAIGYNALVAGTGNALGPTVAGLILHLATWHWLFLINIPLGLAALAVGHRALPTNPLSARPFDRQSALLCMCFIGLLLYTIDAVGHLQGAWVVGGCTVLTAISLVLLLKLQSSSAPMLPLDLLRIPLFALSIGTSFCSFAAQMAVFVMLPFMLQNQQGMSVARAGLLLTAWPIAVALTGVMAGKLSDRIAAGLLGGIGLAVMCLGLLSLLLVQPGTPDGVMVAMFALCGVGFGLFQTPNNRTMISAAPRERTGGASGMLGTARLTGQTVGASVVAMLLALSNAPYALVLWCAAALAGAACLVSLWRLRY; this comes from the coding sequence GTGTCTGTTTCCGCCCCTAGTCTTTCCCTTCATACCAATCATGATGGCCTGCCACCGCGCCAACGCCTGCTGGCCATTGCCACCGTCGTGCTGGGCCTGAGCATCGCCGTGCTCGACGGCTCCATCGCCAACCTGGCCCTGCCGCTCATGGCCGCCGATCTGAAGGCCAGCGATGCCGATGCCATCTGGGTCATCAACAGCTACCAGATCGCCATGGCGGTGTGCCTGCTGCCGCTGGCCTCGCTGGGTGAGGTGATCGGCTATCGGCGGGTCTATCTGGGCGGGGTATTCCTGTTCACGCTGGCCTCGCTGGCATGTGCGGCCAGCGGCGACATGCTGCAGCTGAGCCTGGCGCGGGTACTGCAAGGCCTGGGGGCGGCCGGCATCCTGTCGGTCAATACGGCCTTGATCCGCTTCATCTATCCGGCCCGGCTATTGGGCCGAGCCATCGGCTACAACGCTCTGGTGGCCGGCACCGGCAATGCGCTGGGACCGACCGTGGCGGGCTTGATCCTGCACCTGGCAACGTGGCACTGGCTGTTCCTCATCAATATTCCGCTGGGCCTGGCGGCGCTGGCCGTGGGGCATCGCGCCTTGCCCACCAATCCCTTGTCGGCGCGGCCATTCGACCGGCAAAGCGCCTTGCTGTGCATGTGCTTCATCGGCTTGCTGCTCTATACCATCGATGCCGTCGGCCATCTGCAAGGTGCTTGGGTGGTGGGCGGTTGTACGGTGCTAACAGCGATCAGCCTGGTGCTGCTACTCAAGCTGCAATCGTCCAGTGCCCCCATGTTGCCGTTGGACCTGCTGCGCATCCCGCTGTTTGCCTTGTCCATTGGGACTTCGTTTTGTTCCTTCGCGGCGCAGATGGCGGTGTTCGTGATGCTGCCCTTCATGCTGCAGAACCAGCAGGGCATGAGCGTGGCGCGCGCCGGCCTGCTGCTGACGGCCTGGCCGATTGCGGTGGCCTTGACCGGGGTGATGGCGGGCAAGCTCTCCGACCGCATCGCGGCGGGTCTCCTGGGGGGGATCGGTCTGGCGGTGATGTGCCTGGGGCTGCTGTCGCTGCTGCTGGTGCAGCCGGGCACGCCGGATGGCGTGATGGTGGCCATGTTTGCCCTGTGTGGCGTGGGCTTCGGGCTGTTCCAGACACCCAACAACCGCACCATGATCAGCGCCGCGCCGCGCGAACGTACCGGCGGTGCCAGCGGGATGCTGGGCACGGCGCGCCTGACCGGGCAGACCGTGGGCGCTTCGGTGGTGGCGATGTTGCTGGCGCTGTCGAACGCACCTTATGCGCTGGTGCTCTGGTGTGCAGCCGCCCTGGCTGGCGCGGCTTGCCTGGTCAGCCTGTGGCGGCTGCGCTATTGA
- the hppD gene encoding 4-hydroxyphenylpyruvate dioxygenase, with protein MGHADSQFTPDTTAAATSQDLFDNPMGTDGFEFVEYTAADPAAIAGVLELMGFTAVARHRSKNVTLYRQGQINFILNGEPGSNAAAFAQVHGASVNAMAFRVKDAAHVYQRALELGAEGVEAKLGPMELNIPAIRGIGGSLLYLVDRYGDHGSIYDVDFQFFPGVERSPKGVGLTYIDHLTHNVMRGAMDTWSSFYTRLFNFREIKYFDIEGKVTGLRSRAMTSPCGKIRIPINESADDKSQIEEFIKQYNGEGIQHIALGTDDIYQTVRALRARGVPLQDTIATYYDLVERRIPGHGEDLEALRELKILIDGAPTADQGLLLQIFTQNLIGPVFYEIIQRKGNDGFGEGNFKALFESIELDQMRRGVI; from the coding sequence ATGGGCCACGCAGACAGCCAATTCACCCCAGATACCACCGCCGCAGCCACCAGCCAGGATTTGTTCGACAACCCCATGGGCACCGACGGCTTCGAATTCGTCGAATATACCGCCGCCGATCCTGCCGCCATTGCAGGTGTATTGGAATTGATGGGCTTCACCGCCGTGGCGCGTCACCGTTCCAAGAATGTCACGCTGTATCGCCAGGGCCAGATCAATTTCATCCTCAACGGCGAACCCGGCAGCAATGCCGCCGCCTTCGCTCAGGTACACGGCGCGTCGGTGAACGCCATGGCCTTCCGCGTCAAGGATGCGGCCCATGTGTATCAACGTGCACTGGAACTGGGTGCGGAAGGGGTGGAAGCCAAGCTGGGGCCGATGGAACTGAATATTCCTGCCATCCGTGGCATCGGCGGCTCGCTGCTCTATCTGGTGGATCGCTATGGCGACCACGGCTCCATCTACGATGTGGACTTCCAGTTCTTCCCCGGCGTGGAGCGCAGTCCCAAGGGCGTGGGGCTGACCTATATCGATCACCTGACCCACAACGTCATGCGCGGCGCGATGGATACCTGGTCATCGTTCTACACGCGTCTGTTCAACTTCCGCGAGATCAAATATTTCGACATCGAAGGCAAGGTCACCGGCCTGCGTTCACGCGCCATGACCAGCCCCTGTGGCAAGATCCGCATCCCCATCAACGAGAGTGCCGACGACAAGTCGCAGATCGAGGAATTCATCAAGCAATACAACGGAGAAGGCATCCAGCATATCGCGCTGGGAACCGATGATATCTACCAGACCGTGCGTGCACTGCGCGCGCGGGGTGTGCCGTTGCAGGACACCATCGCCACCTACTACGATCTGGTGGAACGTCGCATTCCCGGCCATGGTGAAGATCTGGAAGCGCTACGTGAACTGAAGATCCTCATCGATGGCGCGCCCACCGCCGACCAGGGCCTGCTGCTACAGATCTTCACCCAGAACCTGATCGGTCCGGTGTTCTATGAAATCATCCAGCGCAAGGGCAATGACGGTTTTGGCGAGGGCAATTTCAAGGCCTTGTTCGAATCCATCGAGCTGGACCAGATGCGCCGTGGCGTGATCTGA
- a CDS encoding Lrp/AsnC family transcriptional regulator translates to MSIINVDRYDLALLTELQRDGHITNSALGLKVHLSTSQISRRVQRLEEAHVIERYTAVLDPAVVGLGVTAFTTVTLDRQGETRGELFEKAVEAMPEVTECFSVTGEGDYILRIVAPDLAAFSEFMMTRLLRLPGVTNVKSNITLKKVKQSHELPLEHVMQPVKSRQRIRFSQ, encoded by the coding sequence ATGAGCATCATCAATGTGGATCGCTACGATCTGGCCTTGCTGACCGAGTTGCAGCGTGACGGTCATATTACCAATAGTGCCTTGGGCCTGAAAGTCCACCTGTCCACTTCCCAGATCAGTCGTCGCGTGCAACGCCTGGAAGAAGCCCACGTCATCGAACGCTATACCGCCGTGCTGGACCCGGCCGTGGTCGGCTTGGGGGTGACCGCTTTCACCACCGTGACCCTGGACCGCCAGGGTGAAACCCGTGGCGAACTCTTCGAAAAAGCCGTGGAGGCGATGCCGGAAGTGACCGAGTGTTTCTCCGTGACGGGAGAGGGCGATTATATCCTGCGCATCGTGGCGCCCGACCTGGCGGCCTTTTCCGAATTCATGATGACGCGGCTGCTGCGCTTGCCGGGCGTGACCAATGTCAAGTCCAACATCACCTTGAAGAAGGTCAAGCAGTCGCATGAACTGCCGCTGGAACATGTGATGCAACCGGTCAAGTCGCGCCAGCGCATCCGTTTCTCGCAATGA